One region of Permianibacter fluminis genomic DNA includes:
- a CDS encoding MarR family winged helix-turn-helix transcriptional regulator: MPSRKPAADSAVAVADDWLRLDAQLCFRLYAASRGLTRCYQPLLDALGLTYPQYLAMLVLWQRDGITVTDLSEQLKLDPSTMTPLLKRLESAGWVSRQRRKSNEREVEIALTEAGRALRTRALSVPPAVMQATGLSMTEAETLRSLLDKLMLQLDNSG, translated from the coding sequence ATGCCAAGCCGTAAACCCGCTGCTGATTCTGCGGTCGCTGTCGCGGACGACTGGCTGCGGCTCGACGCCCAGCTTTGCTTTCGTCTTTATGCCGCCTCGCGCGGCCTGACCCGCTGCTATCAGCCGCTACTCGATGCGCTCGGCCTGACCTATCCGCAATACCTGGCGATGCTGGTGCTGTGGCAGCGCGACGGCATCACCGTCACGGATCTGAGCGAGCAACTGAAGCTGGACCCGAGCACGATGACGCCACTGCTGAAACGTCTGGAATCGGCCGGCTGGGTGTCGCGGCAACGGCGCAAGAGCAATGAGCGGGAAGTCGAGATTGCGCTGACCGAGGCCGGTCGCGCCCTGCGCACACGTGCCCTGTCGGTGCCGCCGGCCGTGATGCAGGCCACCGGCTTGTCGATGACGGAGGCAGAAACTTTGCGGAGTTTGCTGGATAAACTGATGCTGCAGCTGGATAACTCTGGCTGA
- a CDS encoding organic hydroperoxide resistance protein, producing the protein MSVQVLYTAEATAVGGREGQIKSSDGVLEAKLALPKQLGGPGGAATNPEQLFAAGYAACFESAVRFVAREQKVALTQTAVTAKVGVGPRSAGGFGLTVALSVSLPGVDRAVAEGLIKFAHENICPYSHATRGNVDVSIALA; encoded by the coding sequence ATGTCCGTTCAAGTTCTCTATACCGCCGAAGCCACTGCCGTTGGTGGCCGCGAAGGCCAGATCAAATCCTCCGATGGCGTGCTCGAAGCCAAGCTGGCCCTGCCCAAGCAACTGGGCGGTCCGGGCGGCGCGGCCACCAACCCGGAGCAATTGTTTGCCGCCGGCTACGCCGCCTGCTTTGAATCGGCGGTGCGCTTTGTTGCCCGCGAACAGAAGGTCGCGCTGACCCAGACTGCGGTCACCGCCAAGGTCGGCGTCGGTCCGCGTTCGGCCGGTGGCTTTGGCCTGACCGTTGCGCTCAGCGTGTCCTTGCCGGGCGTTGACCGCGCTGTGGCCGAAGGCCTGATCAAATTCGCCCACGAAAACATCTGCCCGTACTCGCATGCCACACGCGGCAATGTCGACGTCAGCATCGCACTGGCCTGA
- a CDS encoding DUF2884 family protein, whose product MKRILLTATAAALMTATAQAHELKTHDHSCNVDLQYAISLDNRQVTLTDDGSEFALANGELRHNGKAIALSSADQQQLRRYEDGLRQLVPQVNAVTREALAIAGEATEFAFATLLGPDHESVKEMRGKFANLTSEIGKRMDDRHLPSRAMSMQDEDWNIAGGGASLGWSVLSASTAIVGKAMHAAFDEEYAKQWQAQLDQMEHDLDQKVEARAELLEAKAESLCANMTELEKIETTLAASNPALKRFDVVRLRAEH is encoded by the coding sequence ATGAAACGGATACTGTTGACGGCAACCGCAGCCGCCCTGATGACGGCCACTGCCCAGGCTCATGAACTGAAAACGCACGATCACAGCTGCAATGTCGATCTGCAATACGCCATCAGCCTCGATAATCGGCAAGTCACCCTGACCGATGACGGCAGCGAGTTTGCCCTGGCCAATGGCGAGCTGCGCCACAATGGCAAGGCGATCGCACTGAGCAGCGCCGACCAGCAGCAACTGCGCCGTTACGAAGACGGATTGCGCCAGCTGGTGCCGCAAGTCAATGCGGTGACCCGGGAAGCGCTGGCCATTGCCGGTGAAGCGACCGAATTTGCTTTCGCCACGCTGCTCGGCCCGGACCATGAATCGGTCAAGGAGATGCGCGGCAAGTTCGCCAACCTGACCAGTGAGATCGGCAAGCGCATGGACGACCGGCATCTGCCGTCGCGGGCCATGAGCATGCAGGACGAAGACTGGAACATCGCCGGCGGTGGCGCGTCGCTCGGCTGGTCAGTGCTGAGCGCCAGCACCGCCATTGTCGGCAAGGCGATGCATGCCGCGTTTGACGAGGAATACGCCAAACAGTGGCAAGCCCAGCTGGACCAGATGGAGCACGATCTGGACCAGAAAGTCGAAGCCCGGGCCGAGCTGTTGGAAGCCAAAGCTGAGTCGCTCTGCGCCAACATGACCGAGCTGGAAAAAATCGAAACCACGTTGGCGGCCAGCAACCCGGCACTGAAGCGTTTTGATGTGGTCCGGCTGCGGGCCGAACACTGA
- a CDS encoding divergent polysaccharide deacetylase family protein: MRRLKSPRWRWLCCLLMLPTLALAQNPRIAILIDDMGNNRALDERALALPGAVSYAFLPYTSFAPSLARAAHARGRDVLLHAPMESEEKLQLMGPGALTMAMSEPDLRAQLRKNLASIPFVSGFNNHMGSVLTRDPTRMSWLLDEAKTQAVFFIDSRTTSHSIAGTTARRLGVPSIGRDVFLDHDDNPAAIARQFDYLLKLARQRGHALAIGHPRPATLQVLEQRLATLADAGIVLVPVSGLLQRVVVEPCQTDPASSWSHLLLAGQRWLSCQQTTAKP, from the coding sequence ATGCGCCGGCTGAAATCACCGCGCTGGCGCTGGCTTTGCTGTCTGCTGATGTTGCCGACGCTGGCGCTGGCGCAGAACCCGCGTATCGCCATCCTGATCGACGACATGGGCAACAACCGTGCGCTCGATGAGCGCGCGCTGGCACTGCCCGGTGCGGTCAGTTACGCCTTTTTACCCTACACCAGTTTTGCGCCATCGCTGGCGCGCGCCGCGCACGCGCGCGGTCGCGATGTGCTGCTGCATGCCCCGATGGAGTCAGAAGAAAAACTGCAACTGATGGGCCCCGGTGCGCTGACCATGGCCATGAGCGAGCCGGATTTGCGCGCGCAGTTGCGCAAGAATCTGGCCAGCATTCCGTTTGTCAGCGGCTTCAACAATCACATGGGCAGCGTGCTGACCCGCGACCCGACCCGCATGAGCTGGTTGCTCGACGAAGCAAAAACGCAGGCGGTTTTTTTCATCGATTCGCGCACCACGAGTCATTCCATTGCCGGGACAACGGCGCGCCGACTTGGCGTGCCGAGTATCGGCCGCGATGTCTTTCTCGATCATGACGACAACCCCGCCGCCATCGCGCGCCAGTTTGACTACTTGCTGAAGCTGGCGCGTCAGCGCGGTCATGCCCTGGCGATCGGTCATCCGCGCCCGGCTACCCTGCAGGTGCTAGAGCAGCGCCTGGCCACGCTGGCGGATGCCGGCATTGTGCTGGTGCCGGTGTCGGGCTTGTTGCAGCGTGTTGTGGTCGAGCCCTGCCAGACCGATCCGGCATCGAGCTGGTCACATCTGCTGTTGGCCGGTCAACGCTGGTTGTCCTGCCAGCAGACTACCGCCAAGCCCTGA
- a CDS encoding SEL1-like repeat protein, with product MRLRHPVFFFGLVLGCATPALADFSSAMTAYEQKQFDVAYAEFRRLAELGDAPSQRNLAVMYARGEHVDKSPVDAWAWADLAAEQDTEHAPKLRDVFATKLDEASMKRARELANELQSKFGQQAITAHLLPVVADRQADCTVSGDSPAQPVRTKAPRYPMAAAQAGVTGYACLNFYIDVKGRPQRARVYESGIRELTKRDSDSRLFRSLFEKSSLAAVKDWEFLLPANEQLREMQARYCLDYRLDEGNSGAIAAIDPKKTKAKLTELTPLAEAGDGKAQYELANVIKTELITGQKRQKELDQYSEKLFLQSAINGDSRGQYKLASKLLTGDRCEKDTSKGIFWLTVSAQQGNADSAWLLAQKLDIGGDVAQQKEKSLKWLKVAADGGHKRAQLQYALALLEQGSENAAEARSYLPPFTDTDDIALLEAYARLSALSGGFDSAVKYQEQVVSIATELEFALPAREQALAAYRKKALPSTAGL from the coding sequence ATGCGTTTACGCCATCCCGTTTTCTTTTTCGGCCTCGTTCTCGGCTGCGCGACTCCGGCTCTCGCCGACTTCAGTAGCGCCATGACCGCTTACGAGCAGAAGCAGTTTGATGTTGCTTACGCCGAATTTCGTCGCTTGGCTGAACTCGGCGATGCGCCATCCCAACGCAATCTGGCAGTGATGTATGCGCGCGGCGAGCATGTCGACAAAAGTCCAGTCGATGCTTGGGCCTGGGCAGATCTGGCGGCCGAACAAGATACAGAACATGCCCCCAAATTGCGTGACGTTTTTGCCACCAAACTCGATGAAGCGTCCATGAAACGTGCGAGAGAGTTGGCGAATGAATTGCAAAGCAAGTTTGGTCAACAAGCGATTACGGCGCATTTACTGCCTGTTGTTGCTGATCGACAGGCGGATTGCACCGTATCGGGAGACAGTCCGGCACAGCCCGTGCGAACAAAAGCCCCCCGATATCCGATGGCGGCCGCGCAAGCAGGTGTCACCGGTTATGCTTGCTTGAATTTCTACATTGATGTCAAGGGTCGTCCACAGCGGGCGCGAGTTTATGAAAGTGGCATCAGAGAATTGACAAAGAGGGATTCGGACAGTCGTCTGTTTCGTTCACTCTTCGAAAAGAGCAGTTTGGCGGCAGTGAAAGACTGGGAGTTTCTCCTTCCGGCCAATGAGCAGTTGCGAGAAATGCAAGCCAGATACTGTTTGGATTACCGGTTGGATGAAGGTAATAGTGGCGCAATTGCGGCGATTGACCCGAAGAAAACCAAAGCAAAATTGACAGAACTGACTCCGCTCGCTGAAGCCGGCGATGGTAAAGCACAATATGAGTTGGCAAATGTAATTAAAACCGAACTCATCACAGGCCAAAAGCGGCAAAAAGAACTTGATCAGTATAGCGAAAAACTGTTCCTGCAAAGCGCCATCAACGGCGACTCACGTGGACAATATAAATTAGCCAGCAAGTTATTGACTGGCGACCGTTGTGAAAAGGACACCAGTAAGGGTATTTTCTGGTTGACGGTTTCAGCTCAGCAGGGTAATGCCGACTCGGCTTGGTTGTTGGCACAAAAACTCGACATTGGTGGCGATGTTGCGCAGCAGAAAGAGAAGAGCCTGAAGTGGCTGAAGGTGGCGGCGGATGGTGGTCATAAGCGGGCGCAACTGCAATACGCGCTGGCACTACTGGAGCAGGGCTCCGAAAACGCCGCCGAGGCACGTAGCTATTTGCCGCCGTTCACCGATACCGACGATATTGCATTGCTGGAAGCCTATGCTCGATTGTCGGCTTTGTCGGGCGGTTTTGACAGCGCAGTAAAATATCAGGAACAGGTAGTCAGTATCGCTACCGAACTAGAGTTTGCCTTGCCTGCACGAGAACAGGCGCTGGCCGCTTATCGAAAAAAGGCACTACCTTCCACCGCTGGGCTGTAA
- a CDS encoding S41 family peptidase, which translates to MYLSTSYQMVRPRVLLPLLFGLAFSGAAMANSEAPDNATLPLTELQALTDALARIKANYVEPVDDKQLLEGAIAGMLATLDPHSSYLPGKDLQRLTEMTRGEYSGVGLEVAPENGQFRVITAMDDSPAQKAGVRSGDLLLRIDSELTRGLKMEDIVNRLRGDAGSKVTVQLAREGSAQPIELVLVRDNIQTASVRQELLDNGIGYLRLSQFQQDSGIEVINALQKLKTSNKGALRGLIFDLRNNPGGVLGAAAAVADAFLTDGVIVSTKGRVSGSNSELRARPDDLLDGAPMVVLINNGSASAAEIVAGALQDNHRAILVGSRSFGKGSVQTVQKISGDGAIKLTTARYYTPSGRSIQASGIEPDVPVAAGKLVADAPRPSVREADLPHALRNQQADGNAATTVAVTSVNGRDIAEDIQLATAINLLRGLAVLQK; encoded by the coding sequence ATGTATCTGTCCACTTCGTATCAAATGGTGCGTCCGCGTGTGTTGCTGCCACTGCTGTTCGGCTTGGCGTTCAGCGGCGCAGCCATGGCGAACAGTGAAGCGCCCGACAACGCCACGCTACCACTTACCGAGTTGCAGGCATTGACCGACGCGCTGGCACGCATCAAGGCCAATTACGTTGAACCGGTTGATGACAAGCAATTGCTCGAAGGCGCCATCGCCGGCATGTTGGCCACGCTGGATCCTCACTCGTCCTATTTGCCGGGCAAAGATCTGCAGCGACTGACTGAAATGACTCGCGGTGAATACAGCGGCGTCGGTCTGGAAGTGGCGCCGGAAAATGGTCAGTTCCGGGTCATCACCGCAATGGATGACAGTCCGGCGCAAAAAGCCGGCGTGCGCAGCGGCGATCTGCTGCTGCGCATCGACAGCGAGCTGACTCGCGGTCTGAAAATGGAAGATATCGTCAATCGTTTGCGCGGCGACGCCGGCAGCAAGGTCACGGTGCAACTGGCTCGTGAAGGCAGCGCCCAACCGATTGAGCTGGTGCTGGTGCGTGACAATATCCAGACCGCCAGCGTTCGTCAGGAATTGCTCGACAACGGCATTGGTTATCTGCGACTCAGTCAGTTTCAACAGGACAGCGGCATTGAAGTCATCAATGCTTTGCAAAAGCTCAAGACCAGCAACAAGGGCGCACTGCGCGGCTTGATTTTTGATTTGCGCAATAATCCTGGCGGCGTGCTCGGTGCTGCCGCTGCAGTTGCCGATGCCTTTCTGACCGATGGCGTCATCGTTTCGACCAAGGGTCGGGTCAGTGGCAGCAACAGCGAACTGCGCGCCCGCCCGGATGATCTGCTCGACGGCGCACCGATGGTGGTGCTGATCAACAACGGCTCGGCATCGGCAGCGGAAATCGTCGCCGGCGCACTGCAGGACAATCATCGCGCGATTCTGGTCGGCAGTCGCAGCTTCGGCAAAGGCTCGGTGCAGACGGTGCAGAAAATCAGTGGTGACGGCGCCATCAAGCTGACCACCGCTCGTTATTACACGCCATCGGGTCGCTCGATTCAGGCCTCCGGGATCGAACCGGATGTGCCAGTCGCAGCCGGCAAATTGGTCGCCGATGCGCCGCGCCCGAGCGTGCGGGAAGCCGATTTGCCGCACGCCTTGCGCAACCAGCAAGCAGACGGCAATGCAGCGACCACGGTCGCCGTGACTTCGGTCAATGGCCGCGACATTGCGGAAGATATCCAGCTGGCAACCGCCATCAATTTGCTGCGCGGCCTGGCGGTGCTGCAGAAGTGA
- a CDS encoding TonB family protein, giving the protein MFSRSALICLSLCALPALADYSTGVGAYSRKDFPAARAAFQQVAELADPQAQRALASMHARGEGGPVDLLEAYAWASLAAEQGDATASKIREAIAASLPAAMKPQAETRLQGYRVKYGIDSVKRELYPLVSGNEASVFDLQVPAARIRQQLPVVYPERAKEKNDQGYACVSFYVDSAGKPLDVRRYDSKGNGILVAAAEKLLADWRFEPEPSEQRVGHCIDFLIEDDKTWRPAEQVEQQRAKVRKGEARSTMELARDFSNSERTVTNRVETQAVTEAWLQAALTGAAEAQTELASRLMRGAGCVSDRAKAAHWLQLAIAQDYAPAKHIAALWFEGDKQLAMSAPQQSEWLQQAADAGNALAMLRVAKQQLKPGAGQNATAALALLKKLPTDWHIHVLDWLAYGYALTGDFSAAQDDADDALDLATDIGLTTERRQAALKAVENEQLPPLPAH; this is encoded by the coding sequence ATGTTTAGCCGCTCCGCCCTGATTTGTCTGTCCCTCTGCGCACTGCCTGCGCTCGCTGATTACAGCACCGGTGTTGGTGCTTATTCCCGCAAGGATTTCCCGGCCGCCCGCGCGGCCTTCCAGCAAGTTGCTGAACTGGCCGACCCGCAGGCCCAGCGCGCGCTGGCCTCGATGCATGCCCGCGGCGAAGGCGGCCCGGTCGATTTGCTCGAAGCCTATGCCTGGGCCAGTCTGGCGGCCGAACAGGGCGATGCCACTGCCAGCAAGATTCGCGAGGCCATTGCCGCCAGTCTGCCCGCCGCGATGAAACCGCAGGCCGAAACCCGCTTGCAGGGCTATCGGGTCAAATATGGCATCGACAGCGTCAAGCGCGAGCTATATCCGCTAGTCAGTGGCAACGAAGCTTCTGTATTTGATTTGCAGGTCCCAGCGGCCCGGATTCGACAACAACTTCCCGTGGTCTACCCAGAGCGCGCCAAGGAGAAGAACGACCAAGGTTATGCTTGCGTAAGCTTCTATGTTGACAGTGCCGGCAAACCATTGGACGTGCGCCGTTATGACAGCAAGGGAAATGGCATTCTGGTTGCGGCAGCTGAAAAACTGCTGGCCGACTGGCGTTTTGAGCCGGAACCGAGCGAACAGCGGGTAGGCCATTGCATCGATTTCCTGATTGAAGACGACAAGACTTGGCGCCCGGCCGAGCAAGTCGAGCAACAGCGAGCGAAAGTCCGCAAAGGCGAAGCCCGCTCCACCATGGAACTGGCTCGCGATTTCAGCAACAGCGAACGCACGGTCACCAACCGGGTCGAAACCCAAGCCGTCACGGAGGCGTGGCTGCAAGCGGCGCTGACTGGCGCCGCCGAAGCACAAACCGAACTGGCGTCGCGCTTGATGCGCGGTGCCGGCTGTGTCAGCGATCGAGCAAAGGCCGCACACTGGTTACAGCTGGCCATCGCACAGGATTACGCACCAGCCAAACACATCGCGGCGCTGTGGTTCGAAGGCGACAAACAGTTGGCCATGTCTGCGCCTCAGCAGAGCGAATGGCTGCAACAGGCGGCTGATGCCGGCAACGCGTTGGCGATGTTGCGGGTCGCCAAGCAGCAATTGAAACCCGGCGCGGGCCAGAACGCTACAGCAGCCTTGGCACTGCTGAAGAAGCTGCCGACCGATTGGCACATCCATGTACTGGACTGGCTTGCCTATGGTTACGCCCTGACCGGCGATTTCAGCGCAGCGCAGGATGATGCCGACGACGCGCTCGATCTGGCGACCGACATCGGCTTGACAACCGAGCGTCGGCAGGCCGCGTTGAAAGCCGTCGAAAATGAACAATTGCCGCCGCTACCGGCGCATTGA
- a CDS encoding murein hydrolase activator EnvC family protein → MPLLLLLVAMPLSTSVATAADKAGTEAQLKELRSRIETLRSQQEQRRRSESAARAELADIETRMGLTSRALKGTREELATARDRLKNLNQERSNYRQQRDRSAKALKQQLRTAFMSGQQEYLKLLLNQQDPARFGRTMTYYSYLNRARGEQLKTLAWAIGHLVGVEEKITAQITALRKLEESQEAERKRLAGLQRQRERSLRQVESEIAGDEKKIAALLLDEKELGQLLDRIETVVRDVPVRLPKGAGFAQLKGKLGWPARGDFLQQFGDTRHEGRLRWNGVLIQAPEGREVNAIFHGRVVFSDWLRGFGLMTIVDHGDGYMSLYGYNQSLLKQVGDWVEAGEPLATVGNSGGQQGSALYFEIRHQGKAIDPRQWCKKG, encoded by the coding sequence TTGCCGCTGCTCTTGTTGCTGGTCGCCATGCCGCTGTCGACATCGGTGGCAACCGCTGCCGACAAGGCTGGCACCGAAGCGCAATTGAAAGAATTGCGCAGCCGCATCGAAACCCTGCGCAGCCAGCAGGAGCAGCGCCGTCGTAGCGAAAGTGCAGCGCGCGCCGAACTCGCTGACATCGAAACCCGGATGGGCCTGACCAGCCGGGCGTTGAAAGGCACGCGGGAAGAGCTGGCCACAGCGCGTGATCGACTGAAAAATCTCAATCAGGAACGCAGCAACTACCGGCAACAGCGTGATCGCTCCGCCAAGGCCCTGAAGCAGCAATTGCGCACGGCCTTCATGTCCGGACAACAGGAATACCTGAAGCTGTTGCTGAATCAACAGGACCCGGCCCGGTTCGGCCGGACCATGACCTATTACAGCTATCTCAATCGCGCCCGCGGCGAGCAATTGAAGACCCTGGCCTGGGCCATTGGTCATCTGGTCGGTGTCGAAGAAAAAATCACCGCGCAAATTACTGCGCTGCGCAAACTGGAAGAAAGTCAGGAAGCCGAGCGCAAACGGCTGGCTGGTCTGCAGCGGCAACGCGAACGCAGTCTGCGTCAGGTCGAAAGCGAAATTGCCGGCGATGAAAAGAAAATTGCCGCCTTGCTGCTGGACGAAAAAGAGTTGGGCCAGTTGCTGGACCGCATTGAAACCGTGGTGCGGGACGTGCCGGTACGGTTGCCCAAAGGCGCCGGCTTTGCCCAGCTGAAAGGCAAGCTGGGCTGGCCGGCACGCGGTGATTTTCTGCAGCAGTTTGGTGATACCCGCCACGAAGGCCGATTGCGCTGGAACGGTGTGCTGATACAGGCGCCGGAAGGGCGGGAGGTCAATGCGATCTTTCACGGCCGCGTGGTGTTCTCGGACTGGCTGCGCGGTTTCGGCCTGATGACCATTGTCGACCACGGTGATGGCTACATGAGTCTGTATGGTTATAACCAGTCACTGCTGAAACAAGTGGGTGATTGGGTTGAAGCCGGTGAACCGCTGGCAACCGTCGGCAACAGCGGTGGCCAACAAGGCTCGGCGCTGTATTTTGAAATCCGCCATCAAGGCAAGGCCATTGATCCGCGACAGTGGTGCAAGAAAGGCTGA
- a CDS encoding porin family protein produces the protein MGKLSAVLAALLVTGLAAPVVAAETTIGVEMTKAKIESDGLDNGYKLFLNHMVSENFGFELAHGKYGKYSSNGYDGWDTYWFDAEFSATNFALIGAAPLNDSISVFGKLGLSMWKVDVFVDGEGTDTEEGDDLLMGFGLNINAGSHASIKIEYESVQVEDADASSINFGLGVRF, from the coding sequence ATGGGTAAACTCTCAGCAGTGTTGGCAGCGCTTCTTGTAACAGGACTGGCTGCCCCAGTAGTCGCTGCAGAAACCACGATTGGCGTTGAAATGACCAAAGCCAAAATTGAAAGCGATGGATTGGACAATGGTTACAAGCTGTTTTTGAATCACATGGTTAGTGAGAATTTTGGTTTTGAACTTGCCCACGGCAAGTATGGTAAGTACAGCAGCAATGGCTACGATGGCTGGGACACGTACTGGTTTGATGCAGAATTCTCAGCCACCAACTTTGCGCTGATCGGCGCGGCACCGTTGAACGATAGCATCAGCGTGTTTGGCAAGCTGGGCTTGTCGATGTGGAAAGTGGATGTCTTTGTCGATGGTGAAGGCACCGATACGGAAGAAGGCGATGATCTGTTGATGGGGTTTGGCCTGAATATCAACGCCGGTTCACATGCCAGCATCAAGATTGAATACGAATCGGTCCAAGTTGAGGATGCGGATGCCTCAAGCATCAATTTTGGCCTTGGCGTTCGTTTCTAA
- the gpmI gene encoding 2,3-bisphosphoglycerate-independent phosphoglycerate mutase codes for MPNRPKPMVLIVLDGWGHRENPADNAIWAAAKPNWDRLWAECPKMLISGSGEDVGLPDGQFGNSEVGHINLGAGRVVYQELTRITKAIRDGDFFSNPELTQAIDRAVTAGRAVHLMGLLSPGGVHSHEEHIFAAVKLAAQRGAKAIYVHAFLDGRDTPPQSAAASLKALDGVCAQYPGARIASVCGRYFAMDRDKRWERVQSAYDLLARGIAPFHFPTALAALEAAYARKETDEFVQASGIGDAVTMQDGDALLFLNFRADRARQLSRAFVDEAFTGFERLARPKLNFVQLTQYAADIPAPVAYKPESLSNTLGQWLQDHELTQLRIAETEKYAHVTFFFNGGVEQTFVSEERIMVQSPQVATYDLQPEMSAAEVTDKMVEAITQQKYDVIICNYANADMVGHTGNFAAAKRAIEALDVCLGRVVAALRQVGGEALITADHGNAEQMHDHEVNQPHTQHTTDPVPLVYVGRAAEPVISDGVLSDVAPTLLYLMGLPAPAEMTGRPLFRLK; via the coding sequence ATGCCGAACCGCCCGAAACCCATGGTCCTGATTGTGCTGGATGGCTGGGGTCATCGTGAAAACCCGGCGGACAATGCCATTTGGGCGGCGGCGAAACCGAATTGGGACCGGCTCTGGGCCGAATGCCCGAAAATGCTGATCTCCGGCTCTGGTGAGGACGTTGGCTTGCCGGACGGCCAGTTCGGCAATTCCGAGGTCGGTCATATCAATCTGGGCGCTGGCCGGGTGGTCTATCAGGAGCTGACCCGCATCACCAAAGCGATACGCGACGGCGATTTTTTCAGCAATCCGGAACTGACCCAGGCCATCGACCGCGCTGTTACGGCCGGCCGCGCCGTGCACCTGATGGGCTTGCTGAGCCCGGGCGGCGTGCACAGCCATGAAGAGCACATTTTCGCGGCGGTGAAGCTAGCCGCTCAGCGCGGCGCCAAGGCGATTTATGTCCACGCGTTTCTCGATGGCCGCGACACGCCGCCGCAAAGTGCGGCTGCGTCACTGAAAGCCCTGGACGGCGTTTGCGCGCAGTATCCGGGCGCGCGGATTGCGAGTGTGTGTGGCCGCTACTTTGCAATGGATCGCGACAAGCGCTGGGAGCGCGTGCAAAGCGCCTACGATCTGCTGGCCCGTGGCATTGCGCCGTTCCATTTCCCGACCGCGCTGGCGGCATTGGAAGCCGCTTATGCGCGCAAGGAAACCGACGAATTTGTCCAGGCCAGCGGCATTGGCGACGCGGTGACCATGCAAGACGGTGACGCCCTGCTGTTCCTGAACTTTCGCGCCGACCGGGCCCGCCAGCTGTCGCGCGCGTTTGTCGATGAGGCATTCACCGGCTTCGAACGGCTTGCGCGGCCGAAACTGAATTTTGTTCAACTGACGCAATATGCGGCTGACATCCCGGCACCGGTGGCTTACAAACCGGAATCACTGAGCAATACTCTCGGTCAGTGGTTGCAGGACCACGAGCTGACCCAGCTGCGCATCGCCGAAACGGAAAAATATGCCCACGTGACATTCTTCTTTAACGGCGGCGTCGAGCAGACCTTTGTCAGTGAAGAGCGCATCATGGTGCAGTCGCCGCAGGTCGCTACCTACGACTTGCAGCCGGAAATGAGCGCGGCCGAAGTGACCGATAAAATGGTCGAGGCGATTACCCAGCAAAAATACGACGTGATCATCTGCAATTACGCCAATGCCGACATGGTTGGCCACACCGGCAATTTCGCCGCCGCCAAGCGCGCGATCGAAGCGCTGGATGTTTGTCTGGGCCGGGTGGTCGCTGCCTTGCGTCAGGTTGGTGGCGAAGCGCTGATCACCGCGGACCACGGCAACGCTGAACAAATGCACGATCACGAGGTCAACCAGCCGCACACCCAGCACACCACTGATCCGGTGCCGCTGGTGTATGTTGGCCGCGCTGCCGAGCCCGTCATCAGCGATGGCGTACTGTCAGATGTAGCGCCGACCCTGCTCTACCTGATGGGCTTGCCGGCGCCGGCAGAAATGACTGGTCGACCGTTGTTCCGGTTGAAGTAA